In Opitutaceae bacterium TAV5, one genomic interval encodes:
- a CDS encoding carbohydrate-binding protein CenC, whose amino-acid sequence MTPRPNNRRLVHRPLARLALSAALAAAPVYAAPDARITIDTARERSPVNPLVFGQNIEAGDAFGIFVDHHTRSDNAQGLWNPETRDFQPGMIALADALRMGTVRYPGGCLVHNFNWKGTIGPLEERPGFQFGIDEWIKLCRRLGAEPVYTVADYYGTAEEAAELVEYLNAPATPDHPWAMKRAANGHPEPWNVRYFELGNESDHGNHQVKPGRTFSADEYASWARNYAKKMKAVDPSIKVGIVTPPSDGRNAESAWNTTVFREAGDFADFVVVHFYAPVAWKSMTSADLPVVNQACMAQTDQLGIRMDQYRAAIKAACGRDLPLAITEYNTWAADVENPVPYRFSFAPALQNADFVRLCLEPAQNDGVLMAQYWQMFNGWWGAVRKNGEIQHPAYALYRLWGKNRGATLLASAVDAPRQDFAGSRGISAAGGDRYILRPPPEKMPQPASYPPGRINLDGATVRPTGDGLEVTFSNFRGEAYPQLFRFDNPDDGKGRRYDIAFEACLDLKDRPGAGDTGGNTTLKPPGEFGIGIEDTRGWEKTRSAASVSGIRNSGTWQEFRGSYTPPADGKAVRVLVRLIARKPVTGTLRIRNLAVTRPLPDTMPAYPLLTATAMKSDDGRRVHVVVFNKSLDRSLTTGIVVNGFAATSGHFEQITAAGGDPSSTASPREETGDLRFATDGAPLLHTFPPCSMTAITLSR is encoded by the coding sequence ATGACACCTCGTCCGAACAATCGTCGCCTTGTCCACCGGCCGCTCGCCCGCCTCGCCTTGTCCGCCGCGCTCGCCGCCGCCCCTGTGTACGCCGCGCCCGATGCCCGCATCACCATCGACACCGCTCGCGAACGCAGTCCGGTCAACCCGCTCGTCTTCGGCCAGAACATCGAGGCCGGCGATGCCTTCGGCATCTTCGTCGACCACCACACCCGATCCGACAACGCCCAAGGCCTCTGGAACCCGGAAACACGCGACTTCCAGCCCGGCATGATCGCTCTTGCCGACGCCCTGCGCATGGGCACGGTTCGTTACCCCGGAGGCTGCCTCGTCCACAATTTCAACTGGAAAGGCACCATCGGCCCCCTCGAAGAACGTCCCGGCTTCCAGTTCGGCATCGACGAATGGATAAAACTCTGCCGCCGGCTCGGCGCCGAACCCGTCTACACCGTCGCCGATTATTACGGCACCGCGGAAGAAGCCGCCGAACTCGTCGAATACCTCAACGCGCCCGCCACGCCCGACCATCCCTGGGCCATGAAACGGGCCGCCAACGGCCATCCCGAACCCTGGAACGTCCGCTACTTCGAACTCGGCAACGAAAGCGACCACGGCAACCATCAGGTAAAACCCGGCCGCACCTTCAGCGCAGACGAATATGCGTCATGGGCACGCAACTACGCGAAAAAAATGAAGGCCGTCGATCCTTCGATCAAGGTCGGCATCGTCACCCCGCCCTCCGACGGTCGCAACGCGGAGAGCGCGTGGAACACCACCGTATTCCGCGAAGCCGGCGATTTTGCCGACTTCGTGGTCGTCCACTTCTACGCGCCCGTGGCCTGGAAAAGCATGACTTCCGCCGATCTTCCGGTCGTCAACCAGGCTTGCATGGCGCAGACCGACCAGCTCGGCATCCGCATGGACCAGTATCGCGCCGCCATCAAGGCCGCCTGCGGTCGCGACCTTCCCCTCGCCATCACCGAATACAACACCTGGGCCGCCGACGTCGAAAACCCGGTGCCCTACCGGTTCAGCTTCGCTCCCGCGCTCCAGAACGCCGACTTTGTCCGCCTCTGCCTCGAACCCGCGCAAAACGACGGCGTCCTCATGGCGCAATACTGGCAGATGTTCAACGGCTGGTGGGGCGCCGTCCGCAAAAACGGCGAAATCCAGCATCCCGCTTACGCGCTCTACCGCCTGTGGGGGAAAAACCGCGGCGCCACTCTCCTCGCCTCCGCCGTGGATGCCCCGCGCCAGGACTTTGCCGGCTCGCGCGGCATCAGCGCCGCCGGCGGCGACCGCTACATCCTCCGGCCCCCGCCGGAAAAAATGCCGCAACCGGCGTCATACCCGCCCGGCCGGATCAATCTCGATGGCGCCACGGTCCGCCCGACGGGCGACGGACTTGAAGTCACGTTCAGCAACTTCAGGGGCGAAGCGTATCCGCAGCTCTTCCGCTTCGACAACCCGGACGACGGCAAAGGCCGCCGCTACGATATCGCCTTCGAAGCCTGCCTCGATCTGAAGGACCGGCCCGGCGCAGGTGATACCGGCGGCAACACCACGCTCAAGCCGCCCGGCGAATTCGGCATCGGCATCGAGGACACGCGGGGCTGGGAAAAAACCCGATCCGCCGCCAGCGTTTCCGGTATCCGGAACTCCGGCACATGGCAGGAATTTCGAGGATCATACACACCGCCGGCGGACGGCAAGGCCGTGCGCGTGCTGGTGCGTCTCATCGCCAGAAAACCCGTCACCGGCACCCTGCGCATCCGCAACCTCGCCGTCACCCGTCCCCTCCCCGACACCATGCCGGCCTACCCGCTGCTGACCGCGACCGCCATGAAATCGGACGACGGCCGGCGCGTGCATGTCGTTGTCTTCAACAAAAGCCTGGATCGCTCCCTGACGACCGGGATCGTCGTCAATGGCTTCGCCGCCACCTCCGGCCACTTCGAACAAATCACCGCCGCCGGTGGCGATCCGTCCTCCACCGCCTCGCCCCGGGAAGAGACCGGCGACCTCCGCTTCGCCACCGACGGCGCTCCTCTTCTGCATACGTTTCCCCCGTGCTCGATGACAGCGATTACCCTTTCACGATGA
- a CDS encoding transcriptional regulator (induced by CusR in the presence of copper; YedW induces the expression of the upstream gene yedV (encoding a sensor kinase) as well as yedW; yedVW is one of four copper regulons found in E. coli; part of the copper homeostasis mechanism; confers resistance to copper and several drugs when induced) produces the protein MNRSRLLVVEDDDGTARSLAAGLAAEGFDVRTAATGDQADASLAARTGSSTSASPAASSATADLVILDWMLPGLDGITLLRRLRARGQRIPVLLLTARDSVDDRVLGLEAGADDYLAKPFAFAELLARVRALLRRTTAPRQPWQHAVADLALNLETRLVTRAGHTVDLTPREFDLLSYLAIHQGEAVSRDQLAREVWREHNRATPIDNVIDVHIARLRRKIDDPHSQKLLHTIRGLGYMLRAPSSAPATPPGNPES, from the coding sequence ATGAACCGCAGCCGCCTCCTGGTCGTCGAAGACGACGATGGTACAGCCCGCAGCCTCGCGGCCGGCCTCGCCGCCGAAGGTTTTGATGTGCGCACCGCGGCCACCGGCGACCAGGCCGACGCGTCCCTCGCTGCCCGCACCGGTTCCTCTACCTCCGCCTCCCCGGCAGCTTCCAGCGCCACCGCCGATCTCGTCATCCTCGACTGGATGTTGCCCGGTCTCGACGGCATCACACTCCTGCGCCGTCTCCGCGCCCGCGGCCAGCGCATCCCCGTGCTTCTGCTCACCGCGCGCGATTCCGTTGACGACCGCGTGCTCGGCCTGGAAGCCGGCGCCGACGACTACCTCGCCAAGCCCTTCGCCTTTGCCGAGCTCCTCGCCCGTGTGCGCGCCCTGCTCCGCCGTACCACCGCGCCCCGCCAACCCTGGCAACACGCCGTCGCCGACCTGGCCCTCAACCTCGAAACCCGCCTCGTCACGCGCGCCGGCCACACCGTCGACCTCACGCCCCGCGAATTCGATCTCCTCTCCTACCTCGCCATTCACCAGGGCGAAGCCGTCAGCCGCGATCAGCTCGCCCGCGAAGTCTGGCGCGAGCACAACCGCGCCACCCCGATCGACAATGTCATCGACGTGCACATCGCCCGCCTCCGCCGCAAAATCGACGATCCGCATTCCCAGAAACTCCTGCACACCATCCGCGGCCTCGGCTACATGCTCCGCGCCCCGTCTTCCGCACCCGCCACGCCGCCCGGGAATCCGGAGTCATGA
- a CDS encoding histidine kinase, with amino-acid sequence MRAWWGSLSLRARLAFAFGAMAAGALLFLLAIVARTIGTENLVQGKILPATLFVLGVFFSGGWFVAGWCLREIGRLGARASSSPADTGKTLPAELEGLAALLRRETARHDRVLAELKRFTADAAHELRTPLTALRTTGEVALRAAGDSPDAVANPVQLRAALEIMLEASLRMNSLLERLLRLARLESDTLVLHPRSLPLADHLATLCDNLRILAEEKAQHMELDCPSDLTLVTDPALLDHAFTNILHNAICHSPPRSVVHIAVRRGPPFAASPSRSTTASPAGAGTISIAITDQGPGIAPEHHLRIFERFYRIDASRARDHTALSGGGSGLGLCIARTAIERLYGTIELASSPGQGACFTLRLPASPPATPPAQT; translated from the coding sequence ATGAGAGCCTGGTGGGGATCGCTTTCGCTGCGCGCCCGGCTCGCGTTCGCCTTCGGAGCCATGGCTGCCGGCGCGCTTCTCTTTCTCCTCGCCATCGTTGCCCGCACTATCGGCACGGAAAATCTCGTCCAGGGAAAAATCCTCCCGGCGACGCTCTTCGTCCTCGGCGTCTTTTTTTCCGGCGGCTGGTTTGTGGCCGGCTGGTGCCTGCGGGAAATCGGCCGCCTCGGCGCCCGCGCCTCCTCCTCGCCCGCCGATACCGGCAAGACACTGCCCGCCGAACTGGAAGGTCTCGCCGCCCTCCTCCGGCGCGAGACGGCCCGCCACGACCGCGTGCTGGCCGAGCTCAAACGCTTCACCGCCGACGCGGCCCACGAGTTGCGCACCCCGCTCACCGCCCTGCGCACCACCGGCGAAGTCGCCCTCCGCGCCGCCGGCGATTCTCCCGATGCCGTTGCCAACCCCGTCCAGCTCCGCGCCGCCCTGGAAATCATGCTCGAGGCCTCGCTCCGCATGAACAGCCTCCTCGAACGCCTCCTGCGCCTCGCCCGCCTCGAAAGCGACACCCTCGTCCTCCACCCCCGTTCCCTCCCTCTTGCCGACCACCTCGCCACGCTGTGCGACAACCTGCGGATCCTCGCCGAGGAAAAAGCGCAACACATGGAGCTCGACTGTCCCTCCGACCTCACGCTGGTCACCGACCCCGCTCTCCTCGACCACGCCTTCACCAACATCCTCCACAACGCCATCTGCCACTCGCCTCCCCGCTCCGTCGTGCACATCGCCGTCCGCCGCGGCCCTCCGTTTGCCGCTTCCCCCTCCCGCAGCACCACCGCCAGCCCGGCCGGCGCCGGCACGATCAGCATTGCCATCACCGACCAGGGGCCCGGCATCGCGCCCGAACACCACCTCCGCATCTTCGAACGGTTTTACCGGATCGACGCCAGCCGCGCCCGCGACCACACCGCCCTCTCCGGCGGCGGATCCGGCCTCGGACTCTGCATCGCCCGCACCGCCATCGAACGCTTGTACGGCACCATCGAACTCGCCAGTTCCCCCGGCCAGGGCGCCTGCTTCACCCTCCGCCTTCCCGCCTCGCCTCCCGCCACCCCGCCAGCGCAAACCTGA
- a CDS encoding haloacid dehalogenase — protein MSANVHHPNADNSGHRMPDPGSLPCLSWAQARERLATHGRNIATPHTTPAWPALLWHAFKNPFNYVLLFLGAISWLTDDLKAATVMLTMTAMATGVRFWQERRSLVQTDSLRKLVRNTVTVLRRPAGGDAVAAEIPLEELVPGDVVKLSAGDMIPADVRLLDSRHLFVSQSLLTGESLPVEKFRVQRSEFRVFANKSGPPADNPEPQTLNAKPNPDTPDAADLCFMGSSVVSGAGTALVLATGPRTRLGAIAAILATRRPETAFDLGVNQVSGTLIRAMLVMAPVVFLLNFIDRGDWLESFFFAVAVAVSLTPEMLPMIVNTNLARGAVAMARHQTIVKRLGAMQSFGAMDVFCTDKTGTLTQNRVALIRHLDPEGRSARRVLEHAYLNSRFQTGLKNLIDHAIIEKAGQLGLREAAAACTPLDEIPFDFTRRRMSVLIRRPGGGPTLLVCKGAVEEMLAICDKADLEGRTHPLTDARRARLKALRDKLNDDGMRIIAVAYKAIDKPPGAFTADDETGLILSGYIAFLDPPKETAAPALRLLQDHGIAVKILTGDSTRVARRICREVGLDASQPLTGADIDTLDDDALRAATGHTTLFAKLEPAQKARVVAALKKAGHTVGFMGDGINDAPALREADVGISVEGAAAVAREAADIILLEKNLLVLGRGVVEGRRVFGNIMKYLKMTTSANFGNAISVLVASTFLPFLPMMAIHLLIQNLLYDLSQLSIPWDTVDDSWMKRPRKWSAAGITRFMVRIGPVSSIFDILIFLGLWFVFGANTAEKEHLFQSGWFVAGLFTQTLIVHLIRTEKIPFVQATAARPVLLLTGLVMATGCLLPFTALGRAVDLEALPPGYWLFLAATLFGYCALMQILKRVYIKKFGEWL, from the coding sequence GTGTCCGCAAACGTGCACCACCCGAACGCCGACAACTCCGGACACCGGATGCCAGACCCGGGCTCCCTCCCCTGCCTCTCGTGGGCGCAGGCCCGCGAGCGACTCGCCACCCACGGCCGCAACATCGCCACCCCGCACACCACGCCCGCCTGGCCAGCCCTTCTCTGGCATGCCTTCAAAAACCCCTTCAACTATGTCCTTCTTTTTCTCGGCGCCATCTCCTGGCTGACCGACGACCTCAAGGCCGCCACCGTCATGCTGACCATGACCGCCATGGCCACCGGCGTACGCTTCTGGCAGGAACGCCGCTCCCTCGTCCAGACCGATTCCCTGCGCAAACTCGTCCGCAACACCGTCACCGTCCTCCGCCGCCCCGCCGGAGGCGATGCCGTCGCCGCCGAAATCCCCCTGGAGGAACTCGTCCCCGGCGACGTCGTCAAACTCTCCGCCGGCGACATGATTCCCGCCGACGTCCGCCTCCTCGACTCGCGCCACCTCTTTGTCAGCCAGTCCCTCCTCACCGGCGAATCCCTCCCGGTGGAAAAATTCAGGGTTCAGCGTTCGGAGTTCAGAGTTTTCGCTAACAAAAGCGGTCCGCCCGCCGACAACCCTGAACCCCAAACCCTGAACGCCAAACCAAACCCCGACACCCCCGACGCTGCCGACCTCTGTTTCATGGGCAGCAGCGTGGTCAGCGGCGCAGGCACCGCCCTCGTCCTCGCCACCGGACCCCGCACCCGCCTCGGCGCCATCGCCGCCATCCTTGCCACACGCCGTCCCGAAACCGCCTTCGATCTGGGTGTCAACCAGGTCAGCGGCACCCTTATCCGCGCCATGCTTGTCATGGCGCCCGTTGTCTTTCTCCTCAACTTCATCGACCGGGGCGACTGGCTCGAGTCCTTCTTCTTCGCCGTCGCCGTCGCCGTCAGCCTCACTCCCGAGATGTTGCCGATGATCGTCAACACCAACCTCGCCCGCGGCGCCGTCGCCATGGCCCGCCACCAGACCATCGTCAAACGCCTCGGCGCCATGCAAAGCTTCGGCGCGATGGATGTCTTTTGCACCGACAAGACCGGCACCCTCACCCAGAACCGCGTCGCCCTCATCCGTCACCTCGATCCCGAAGGCCGCTCCGCCCGCCGCGTCCTCGAACACGCCTACCTCAACAGCCGTTTCCAGACCGGCCTCAAAAACCTCATCGACCACGCCATCATCGAAAAAGCCGGCCAGCTCGGTCTCCGCGAAGCCGCCGCCGCCTGCACCCCGCTCGACGAAATCCCCTTCGACTTCACCCGCCGCCGCATGTCCGTCCTCATCCGCCGCCCCGGCGGCGGCCCCACCCTCCTCGTCTGCAAAGGCGCCGTCGAGGAAATGCTCGCCATCTGCGACAAGGCCGATCTGGAAGGCCGGACCCATCCGCTGACCGACGCCCGCCGCGCCCGCCTCAAGGCCCTGCGCGACAAACTCAACGACGACGGCATGCGCATCATCGCCGTCGCTTACAAAGCCATCGACAAACCACCCGGCGCCTTCACCGCCGACGACGAAACCGGCCTCATCCTCTCCGGTTACATCGCCTTTCTCGATCCGCCCAAGGAGACCGCCGCACCCGCCCTCCGCCTCCTTCAGGACCACGGCATCGCGGTCAAGATCCTCACCGGCGACAGCACCCGCGTGGCCCGCCGCATCTGCCGCGAAGTCGGACTCGACGCCAGTCAGCCTCTTACCGGCGCCGACATCGACACGCTCGACGACGACGCCCTGCGAGCCGCCACCGGCCACACCACGCTCTTCGCCAAGCTCGAACCCGCGCAGAAAGCCCGCGTCGTCGCCGCGCTCAAAAAAGCCGGCCACACCGTCGGCTTCATGGGCGACGGCATCAACGACGCTCCCGCCCTGCGTGAAGCCGACGTCGGCATTTCCGTCGAGGGTGCCGCCGCCGTCGCCCGCGAGGCCGCCGACATCATCCTCCTCGAAAAAAACCTGCTCGTGCTCGGGCGCGGTGTGGTCGAAGGCCGCCGCGTGTTCGGCAACATCATGAAATACCTCAAGATGACCACGAGCGCCAACTTCGGCAACGCCATCAGCGTGCTCGTCGCCAGCACGTTCCTGCCCTTCCTGCCGATGATGGCGATCCATCTCCTCATCCAGAACCTCCTCTACGATCTCTCGCAGCTTTCCATCCCCTGGGACACGGTGGATGACTCCTGGATGAAGCGCCCGCGCAAATGGTCCGCCGCCGGCATCACGCGCTTCATGGTGCGCATCGGCCCGGTCAGCTCCATTTTCGACATTCTGATCTTTCTCGGCCTGTGGTTTGTTTTCGGGGCCAATACGGCGGAAAAGGAGCACCTGTTCCAATCCGGGTGGTTTGTCGCCGGGCTGTTCACGCAGACGCTGATCGTGCATCTGATCCGCACCGAAAAGATCCCCTTCGTGCAGGCGACGGCCGCGCGTCCGGTGCTTCTTCTCACCGGCCTGGTGATGGCGACCGGCTGCCTGTTGCCGTTCACTGCACTCGGCCGCGCCGTGGACCTCGAAGCCCTGCCGCCCGGCTACTGGCTGTTCCTGGCCGCGACGCTTTTCGGCTATTGTGCGCTCATGCAGATACTGAAACGCGTCTACATCAAAAAATTCGGCGAGTGGCTGTAG
- a CDS encoding prevent-host-death protein → MRTATVADLRNNFARVSRWIEDGESVTITRRGQSFATLRPAARKKKKVEWPDFAARRRRIFPDGPPPGKPLSEIVDEGRGEY, encoded by the coding sequence ATGAGAACCGCCACCGTCGCCGATCTTCGCAACAATTTTGCCCGTGTTTCCCGATGGATCGAGGACGGCGAATCCGTCACGATCACCCGCCGCGGGCAATCCTTCGCCACGCTCAGACCCGCCGCCCGCAAAAAGAAAAAAGTGGAGTGGCCGGATTTTGCTGCGCGGCGAAGGCGGATATTTCCCGATGGACCGCCTCCCGGAAAACCGCTCTCCGAAATCGTCGATGAAGGGAGGGGCGAATACTGA
- a CDS encoding twitching motility protein PilT gives MALPTGTYIDTGILLKTYATESNSDEADAIVLRTSAPLPLTHFQELEIRNAIRLKHSRGELSAADMTAALDDFQDDIDEGRYERPAYDLPAVFRRAEELSKAHAVTTKCRSLDLLHVAAALVIGSREFASFDDRQRAVARKAGLTVLPARLPRTVA, from the coding sequence ATGGCCCTGCCAACCGGCACCTATATCGATACGGGGATTCTGCTCAAAACCTACGCCACGGAAAGCAACTCGGATGAAGCCGATGCCATCGTCCTGCGCACCTCCGCCCCGCTGCCGCTCACGCATTTCCAGGAACTCGAAATCCGCAACGCCATCCGCCTGAAACACAGTCGCGGCGAACTCTCCGCCGCAGACATGACCGCCGCGCTGGACGACTTTCAGGACGATATCGACGAGGGGCGCTACGAGCGTCCCGCCTATGATCTGCCGGCGGTTTTCCGTCGCGCCGAAGAATTGTCGAAGGCGCACGCCGTGACCACGAAATGCCGCAGCCTTGACCTGCTGCATGTGGCGGCGGCGCTGGTAATCGGGAGTCGCGAGTTCGCCTCGTTCGACGACCGCCAGCGCGCCGTCGCCCGCAAAGCCGGCCTCACGGTCCTGCCCGCCCGCTTGCCCAGGACGGTAGCCTGA
- a CDS encoding threonyl-tRNA synthetase: MSMTPLEEIRHSSAHILATAILRLFPEAKLDIGPPTDSGFYYDIDLDHKLTLDDLARIEAEMKKVIDENQPFRRTEVSREEAVGIIKKIGQERYKLGRLADIPEGEAISFYQNGEFIDLCAGTHVRYTKQVKAFKLLSIAGAYHRGDEKNKQLQRIYGTAFATKDELAQFLERQEQAKLRDHRKLGRDLKLFHIDEDVGQGLILWTPAGSVVRQELQNFISEELRKQGYSQVFTPHIGKLALYKTSGHFPYYKDAQFPAIIEPDQLAQISEAGCSCAEMTARLEAVSPAFAAQLNERTGSTLIGADRIKDPTELLDGFLLKPMNCPHHIKIFASQPHSYRDLPVRLAEFGTVYRWEQSGELNGMTRVRGFTQDDAHLFCTEEQIAQEIQGCLALVKIVLTTLGMADYRVRVGLRDPDSNKYTGAAENWDKAEAACRTAAQTLGVPFTEEPGEAAFYGPKIDFVIKDVIGREWQLGTVQVDYNLPVRFDLSYIGPDNQAHRPVMIHRAPFGSMERFCGVLIEHFAGDFPVWLAPEQVRILPISDKVAEYSQKLYTELREAGVRVVLDSDSDKIGAKLRRAELAKIPYMIVVGQKEAEAGAISVRSRAKGDEGTKTFADWKPRLLEEIRTRALPVKVEKKA, encoded by the coding sequence ATGTCCATGACACCGCTCGAAGAAATCCGCCACTCGTCCGCGCACATCCTTGCGACGGCCATCCTCCGCCTCTTCCCCGAGGCCAAGCTCGACATCGGCCCGCCGACCGACAGCGGTTTCTACTACGACATCGATCTCGATCACAAACTCACGCTCGACGACCTCGCCCGCATCGAGGCCGAGATGAAAAAAGTCATCGACGAAAACCAGCCCTTCCGTCGCACCGAAGTCAGCCGCGAGGAAGCCGTCGGGATCATCAAAAAAATCGGCCAGGAACGCTACAAGCTCGGCCGCCTCGCCGACATCCCCGAAGGCGAAGCCATCTCGTTTTACCAGAACGGCGAGTTCATCGACCTGTGCGCCGGCACCCACGTCCGCTACACCAAGCAGGTCAAGGCGTTCAAACTCCTCTCCATCGCCGGCGCGTACCATCGCGGCGACGAGAAAAACAAACAGCTCCAGCGCATCTACGGCACCGCCTTCGCCACCAAGGACGAACTCGCGCAGTTCCTCGAACGCCAGGAACAGGCCAAGCTCCGCGACCACCGTAAACTCGGCCGCGACCTCAAGCTCTTCCACATCGACGAAGACGTCGGCCAGGGCCTCATCCTCTGGACCCCCGCCGGCTCCGTCGTGCGCCAGGAACTGCAAAACTTCATCAGCGAGGAACTCCGCAAACAGGGTTATTCGCAGGTCTTCACGCCGCACATCGGCAAGCTCGCGCTCTACAAGACCTCCGGCCACTTCCCCTACTACAAGGACGCGCAATTCCCCGCGATCATCGAGCCGGACCAGCTCGCGCAGATCAGCGAGGCCGGCTGTAGTTGCGCGGAAATGACCGCGCGTCTCGAAGCCGTCTCTCCCGCCTTCGCCGCGCAGCTCAACGAGCGGACCGGCTCCACCCTGATCGGCGCCGACCGGATCAAGGACCCGACCGAATTGCTCGACGGCTTCCTCCTGAAGCCGATGAACTGCCCGCACCACATAAAAATCTTTGCGTCGCAGCCGCACTCCTACCGCGACCTTCCCGTGCGGCTCGCCGAGTTTGGCACCGTCTATCGCTGGGAACAATCCGGCGAACTCAACGGCATGACCCGCGTCCGCGGTTTCACGCAGGATGACGCCCACCTCTTTTGTACCGAGGAGCAGATCGCGCAGGAAATCCAGGGCTGTCTCGCGCTCGTCAAGATCGTGCTCACCACGCTCGGCATGGCCGACTACCGCGTGCGCGTCGGCCTGCGCGACCCCGATTCCAACAAATACACCGGCGCCGCCGAAAACTGGGACAAGGCCGAAGCCGCCTGCCGCACCGCCGCGCAGACCCTCGGCGTGCCCTTCACCGAGGAACCCGGCGAAGCCGCGTTCTACGGGCCGAAGATCGACTTCGTCATCAAGGACGTGATCGGCCGCGAGTGGCAGCTCGGCACCGTGCAGGTGGACTACAACCTGCCCGTCCGCTTCGATCTCAGCTACATCGGTCCCGACAATCAGGCTCACCGTCCTGTGATGATTCACCGTGCGCCCTTCGGTTCGATGGAGCGTTTTTGCGGTGTGCTCATCGAGCATTTTGCCGGCGACTTCCCGGTGTGGCTTGCGCCCGAGCAGGTGCGCATCCTCCCGATTTCCGACAAGGTCGCGGAGTATTCACAAAAACTCTACACGGAGCTTCGTGAAGCCGGCGTGCGCGTCGTCCTCGACAGCGACAGCGACAAGATCGGCGCCAAGCTCCGCCGCGCGGAGCTGGCAAAAATCCCGTACATGATCGTGGTAGGCCAGAAGGAAGCCGAAGCCGGCGCGATCAGCGTCCGCAGCCGTGCGAAAGGCGACGAAGGCACAAAAACCTTTGCCGACTGGAAACCGCGCCTCCTCGAGGAAATCCGCACCCGCGCCCTGCCGGTGAAGGTCGAGAAAAAAGCCTGA
- a CDS encoding glutaconyl-CoA decarboxylase subunit beta — translation MFNQLTSLLESLMSQTGIAHFWWGNLVMIAIGATMVFLAIVKKYEPFLLLGIGFACIVVNVPGSDLVLPGGLFHYAYQGVSLLIVPPLIFLGVGAITDFGPMIANPKLVLLGAGAHLGIFVALILAKAIGFSLEEAGAIGIIGGADGPMAIFVTMKLAPHLLPQISVAAYSYMALMPLIQPPVMRLLTTKEEREISMKQMRPVSRLEKILFPIVIAVIVNLCFPPVAPLVTMLMLGNLLRESLLVGRLAETAGGTLLNVITLVLTAAIGSTMTADTFLTAKTLQIITLGLIAFVFGTGSGVLTAKIMNLFLKQKINPLIGSAGIASVPIAARVSHQVGIQANPRNYLIYHAMGPNLAGVFGTAISGGILLALLGVH, via the coding sequence ATGTTTAACCAACTCACATCCTTGTTGGAGTCCCTCATGTCCCAGACGGGCATCGCGCATTTCTGGTGGGGGAATCTGGTGATGATCGCGATCGGCGCCACGATGGTGTTTCTGGCGATCGTCAAGAAATACGAGCCGTTCCTGCTGCTCGGCATCGGATTCGCCTGCATCGTGGTGAACGTTCCGGGTTCGGATCTGGTTCTCCCCGGCGGGCTGTTTCACTACGCCTATCAGGGCGTGAGCCTGCTGATCGTGCCTCCGCTGATCTTTCTCGGCGTCGGGGCGATCACCGATTTCGGTCCGATGATCGCCAACCCGAAGCTGGTGCTGCTGGGCGCCGGCGCGCACCTGGGCATCTTTGTCGCGCTGATCCTCGCCAAGGCGATCGGCTTCTCGCTGGAGGAGGCCGGGGCGATCGGCATCATCGGCGGCGCGGACGGACCGATGGCGATTTTCGTCACCATGAAACTCGCCCCGCACCTGCTGCCGCAGATTTCCGTCGCCGCCTACTCCTACATGGCGCTGATGCCGTTGATCCAGCCGCCGGTCATGCGCCTGCTGACCACCAAGGAGGAGCGGGAGATCAGCATGAAGCAGATGCGCCCGGTCAGCCGGCTGGAAAAGATCCTCTTCCCGATCGTGATCGCGGTGATCGTCAACCTCTGTTTCCCGCCGGTCGCCCCGCTGGTGACGATGCTGATGCTCGGCAACCTGCTGCGCGAATCCCTCCTCGTCGGCCGCCTCGCCGAGACCGCCGGGGGCACGCTGCTCAACGTGATCACGCTCGTCCTGACTGCCGCCATCGGCTCCACCATGACCGCCGACACGTTTCTCACGGCCAAGACCCTGCAGATTATCACCCTCGGTCTGATCGCCTTTGTTTTCGGCACGGGCTCCGGGGTGCTGACGGCCAAGATCATGAATCTCTTCCTCAAGCAGAAGATCAACCCGCTGATCGGCTCGGCCGGCATTGCCTCGGTGCCGATCGCGGCTCGCGTTTCCCACCAGGTCGGCATCCAGGCCAATCCCCGGAATTATCTGATCTACCATGCGATGGGTCCGAATCTCGCGGGCGTGTTCGGCACCGCGATTTCCGGCGGCATCCTGCTGGCCCTGCTGGGCGTGCACTGA